Proteins co-encoded in one Zalophus californianus isolate mZalCal1 chromosome 9, mZalCal1.pri.v2, whole genome shotgun sequence genomic window:
- the LOC113921491 gene encoding uncharacterized protein LOC113921491 isoform X1, whose translation MVRPDAQEQRSARRAVCPCARRATAAATQPAARLGFSFTGLLFYSRLLPRCTGFPRRVLGNGWPRDLRAVTWFLIAALERVSSSAGSARGVRPSVEPAPHRVLGAWRRRGPRRLARPPPSPHRGLGAGRAAGGATQETWQERGGDGPELLAGVGQGAGARLAASGTVLIALASGCNFAAHFLLSSGPGDALLSEQWRKRRPPPGPLRTSSFSRAAGHADDARPGRRLCLWSPALSGRARSGRAARRWAGSSGAARRGGEGSGRRPDVAAEEGRRRAAAASLALGLVRCLPDTMALAEVVVCAVGRVVTLPAVEITAQATALLVLVMLSVAEDNGWESPLFSGARGSPRSPGARPPRKPLVLRVPGGRKELRGVGRTGAFFRAGDRAQPWIRSLEGRSEIVPSSP comes from the exons ATGGTTCGTCCGGACGCACAGGAGCAGCGGAGCGCGAGACGGGCCGTGTGTCCCTGCGCGCGCCGAGCTACTGCCGCTGCCACCCAACCCGCCGCCCGGCTCGGTTTCAGTTTTACGgggcttttgttttattctcGCCTCCTGCCGAGGTGTACGGGATTTCCCCGAAGGGTGCTGGGGAACGGGTGGCCTCGGGACTTACGGGCTGTGACTTGGTTTCTTATCGCGGCGCTGGAGCGGGTGTCCTCCTCTGCGGGAAGCGCCCGGGGCGTTCGCCCGAGCGTAGAGCCGGCCCCGCACCGGGTGCTGGGAGcgtggcggcggcgggggcccAGGCGCCTGGCCCGGCCTCCGCCCAGCCCCCACCGCGGGCTCGGGGCGGGGAGGGCCGCGGGCGGCGCAACCCAGGAGACGTGGCAGGAGCGCGGCGGGGACGGTCCCGAGCTCCTGGCGGGCGTCGGGCAGGGAGCGGGAGCGCGACTCGCTGCCTCAGGGACCGTCCTGATTGCGCTGGCGTCTGGCTGCAATTTTGCCGCCCATTTCCTGCTTTCGAGTGGCCCAGGGGACGCGCTCCTCTCGGAACAGTGGAGGAAGCGGCGGCCTCCGCCAGGACCCCTCCGCACCTCCTCTTTCAGCAGAGCGGCCGGCCACGCAGATGACGCGCGGCCCGGGCGCCGCCTCTGCCTCTGGTCGCCGGCGCTGTCGGGGCGCGCCCGCAGCGGTCGAGCGGCGCGGCGCTGGGCGGGGTCTTcgggcgcggcgcggcgcggcggggAAGGGTCGGGGCGCCGGCCCGACGTCGCGGCGGAGGAAGGACGGAGGAGAGCCGCGGCCGCTTCGCTTGCGCTCGGCTTGGTCCGCTGCCTCCCCGACACCATGGCCCTGGCTGAGGTAGTAGTTTGTGCTGTTGGTCGGGTTGTGACATTGCCCGCTGTGGAGATAACTGCGCAAGCTACTGCCTTGCTAGTGCTGGTGATGCTCAGCGTCGCGGAGGACAATGGCTGGGAATCCCCTTTGTTTTCCGGGGCGCGGGGATCGCCGCGGAGCCCCGGCGCGCGGCCGCCGCGGAAACCGTTAGTTCTGCGTGTtcctggagggaggaaggagttgCGGGGAGTGGGTCGGACGGGCGCGTTTTTTAGAGCTGGGGACAGAGCTCAGCCTTGGATTCGCTCTTTAGAAGGAAGGAGTGAAATCGT CCCATCCTCTCCATAG
- the LOC113921491 gene encoding uncharacterized protein LOC113921491 isoform X3 gives MVRPDAQEQRSARRAVCPCARRATAAATQPAARLGFSFTGLLFYSRLLPRCTGFPRRVLGNGWPRDLRAVTWFLIAALERVSSSAGSARGVRPSVEPAPHRVLGAWRRRGPRRLARPPPSPHRGLGAGRAAGGATQETWQERGGDGPELLAGVGQGAGARLAASGTVLIALASGCNFAAHFLLSSGPGDALLSEQWRKRRPPPGPLRTSSFSRAAGHADDARPGRRLCLWSPALSGRARSGRAARRWAGSSGAARRGGEGSGRRPDVAAEEGRRRAAAASLALGLVRCLPDTMALAEPILSIVQKPDKGVTSMNTPL, from the exons ATGGTTCGTCCGGACGCACAGGAGCAGCGGAGCGCGAGACGGGCCGTGTGTCCCTGCGCGCGCCGAGCTACTGCCGCTGCCACCCAACCCGCCGCCCGGCTCGGTTTCAGTTTTACGgggcttttgttttattctcGCCTCCTGCCGAGGTGTACGGGATTTCCCCGAAGGGTGCTGGGGAACGGGTGGCCTCGGGACTTACGGGCTGTGACTTGGTTTCTTATCGCGGCGCTGGAGCGGGTGTCCTCCTCTGCGGGAAGCGCCCGGGGCGTTCGCCCGAGCGTAGAGCCGGCCCCGCACCGGGTGCTGGGAGcgtggcggcggcgggggcccAGGCGCCTGGCCCGGCCTCCGCCCAGCCCCCACCGCGGGCTCGGGGCGGGGAGGGCCGCGGGCGGCGCAACCCAGGAGACGTGGCAGGAGCGCGGCGGGGACGGTCCCGAGCTCCTGGCGGGCGTCGGGCAGGGAGCGGGAGCGCGACTCGCTGCCTCAGGGACCGTCCTGATTGCGCTGGCGTCTGGCTGCAATTTTGCCGCCCATTTCCTGCTTTCGAGTGGCCCAGGGGACGCGCTCCTCTCGGAACAGTGGAGGAAGCGGCGGCCTCCGCCAGGACCCCTCCGCACCTCCTCTTTCAGCAGAGCGGCCGGCCACGCAGATGACGCGCGGCCCGGGCGCCGCCTCTGCCTCTGGTCGCCGGCGCTGTCGGGGCGCGCCCGCAGCGGTCGAGCGGCGCGGCGCTGGGCGGGGTCTTcgggcgcggcgcggcgcggcggggAAGGGTCGGGGCGCCGGCCCGACGTCGCGGCGGAGGAAGGACGGAGGAGAGCCGCGGCCGCTTCGCTTGCGCTCGGCTTGGTCCGCTGCCTCCCCGACACCATGGCCCTGGCTGAG CCCATCCTCTCCATAGTACAGAAACCTGACAAGGGAGTTACCTCAATGAATACTCCTCTATAA
- the LOC113921491 gene encoding uncharacterized protein LOC113921491 isoform X2, whose amino-acid sequence MVRPDAQEQRSARRAVCPCARRATAAATQPAARLGFSFTGLLFYSRLLPRCTGFPRRVLGNGWPRDLRAVTWFLIAALERVSSSAGSARGVRPSVEPAPHRVLGAWRRRGPRRLARPPPSPHRGLGAGRAAGGATQETWQERGGDGPELLAGVGQGAGARLAASGTVLIALASGCNFAAHFLLSSGPGDALLSEQWRKRRPPPGPLRTSSFSRAAGHADDARPGRRLCLWSPALSGRARSGRAARRWAGSSGAARRGGEGSGRRPDVAAEEGRRRAAAASLALGLVRCLPDTMALAEVVVCAVGRVVTLPAVEITAQATALLVLVMLSVAEDNGWESPLFSGARGSPRSPGARPPRKPLVLRVPGGRKELRGVGRTGAFFRAGDRAQPWIRSLEGRSEIVYPDE is encoded by the coding sequence ATGGTTCGTCCGGACGCACAGGAGCAGCGGAGCGCGAGACGGGCCGTGTGTCCCTGCGCGCGCCGAGCTACTGCCGCTGCCACCCAACCCGCCGCCCGGCTCGGTTTCAGTTTTACGgggcttttgttttattctcGCCTCCTGCCGAGGTGTACGGGATTTCCCCGAAGGGTGCTGGGGAACGGGTGGCCTCGGGACTTACGGGCTGTGACTTGGTTTCTTATCGCGGCGCTGGAGCGGGTGTCCTCCTCTGCGGGAAGCGCCCGGGGCGTTCGCCCGAGCGTAGAGCCGGCCCCGCACCGGGTGCTGGGAGcgtggcggcggcgggggcccAGGCGCCTGGCCCGGCCTCCGCCCAGCCCCCACCGCGGGCTCGGGGCGGGGAGGGCCGCGGGCGGCGCAACCCAGGAGACGTGGCAGGAGCGCGGCGGGGACGGTCCCGAGCTCCTGGCGGGCGTCGGGCAGGGAGCGGGAGCGCGACTCGCTGCCTCAGGGACCGTCCTGATTGCGCTGGCGTCTGGCTGCAATTTTGCCGCCCATTTCCTGCTTTCGAGTGGCCCAGGGGACGCGCTCCTCTCGGAACAGTGGAGGAAGCGGCGGCCTCCGCCAGGACCCCTCCGCACCTCCTCTTTCAGCAGAGCGGCCGGCCACGCAGATGACGCGCGGCCCGGGCGCCGCCTCTGCCTCTGGTCGCCGGCGCTGTCGGGGCGCGCCCGCAGCGGTCGAGCGGCGCGGCGCTGGGCGGGGTCTTcgggcgcggcgcggcgcggcggggAAGGGTCGGGGCGCCGGCCCGACGTCGCGGCGGAGGAAGGACGGAGGAGAGCCGCGGCCGCTTCGCTTGCGCTCGGCTTGGTCCGCTGCCTCCCCGACACCATGGCCCTGGCTGAGGTAGTAGTTTGTGCTGTTGGTCGGGTTGTGACATTGCCCGCTGTGGAGATAACTGCGCAAGCTACTGCCTTGCTAGTGCTGGTGATGCTCAGCGTCGCGGAGGACAATGGCTGGGAATCCCCTTTGTTTTCCGGGGCGCGGGGATCGCCGCGGAGCCCCGGCGCGCGGCCGCCGCGGAAACCGTTAGTTCTGCGTGTtcctggagggaggaaggagttgCGGGGAGTGGGTCGGACGGGCGCGTTTTTTAGAGCTGGGGACAGAGCTCAGCCTTGGATTCGCTCTTTAGAAGGAAGGAGTGAAATCGT
- the LOC113921491 gene encoding uncharacterized protein LOC113921491 isoform X4, with translation MVRPDAQEQRSARRAVCPCARRATAAATQPAARLGFSFTGLLFYSRLLPRCTGFPRRVLGNGWPRDLRAVTWFLIAALERVSSSAGSARGVRPSVEPAPHRVLGAWRRRGPRRLARPPPSPHRGLGAGRAAGGATQETWQERGGDGPELLAGVGQGAGARLAASGTVLIALASGCNFAAHFLLSSGPGDALLSEQWRKRRPPPGPLRTSSFSRAAGHADDARPGRRLCLWSPALSGRARSGRAARRWAGSSGAARRGGEGSGRRPDVAAEEGRRRAAAASLALGLVRCLPDTMALAEISR, from the coding sequence ATGGTTCGTCCGGACGCACAGGAGCAGCGGAGCGCGAGACGGGCCGTGTGTCCCTGCGCGCGCCGAGCTACTGCCGCTGCCACCCAACCCGCCGCCCGGCTCGGTTTCAGTTTTACGgggcttttgttttattctcGCCTCCTGCCGAGGTGTACGGGATTTCCCCGAAGGGTGCTGGGGAACGGGTGGCCTCGGGACTTACGGGCTGTGACTTGGTTTCTTATCGCGGCGCTGGAGCGGGTGTCCTCCTCTGCGGGAAGCGCCCGGGGCGTTCGCCCGAGCGTAGAGCCGGCCCCGCACCGGGTGCTGGGAGcgtggcggcggcgggggcccAGGCGCCTGGCCCGGCCTCCGCCCAGCCCCCACCGCGGGCTCGGGGCGGGGAGGGCCGCGGGCGGCGCAACCCAGGAGACGTGGCAGGAGCGCGGCGGGGACGGTCCCGAGCTCCTGGCGGGCGTCGGGCAGGGAGCGGGAGCGCGACTCGCTGCCTCAGGGACCGTCCTGATTGCGCTGGCGTCTGGCTGCAATTTTGCCGCCCATTTCCTGCTTTCGAGTGGCCCAGGGGACGCGCTCCTCTCGGAACAGTGGAGGAAGCGGCGGCCTCCGCCAGGACCCCTCCGCACCTCCTCTTTCAGCAGAGCGGCCGGCCACGCAGATGACGCGCGGCCCGGGCGCCGCCTCTGCCTCTGGTCGCCGGCGCTGTCGGGGCGCGCCCGCAGCGGTCGAGCGGCGCGGCGCTGGGCGGGGTCTTcgggcgcggcgcggcgcggcggggAAGGGTCGGGGCGCCGGCCCGACGTCGCGGCGGAGGAAGGACGGAGGAGAGCCGCGGCCGCTTCGCTTGCGCTCGGCTTGGTCCGCTGCCTCCCCGACACCATGGCCCTGGCTGAG